The Eriocheir sinensis breed Jianghai 21 chromosome 26, ASM2467909v1, whole genome shotgun sequence genome window below encodes:
- the LOC127003910 gene encoding progestin and adipoQ receptor family member 4-like — translation MTSSSKGGGPTPWWWPKNGSRRPRPRLLRRVEAPQHRTDNPFILDGYLPPLSLRGCLHSLLYVHNETGNILTHVVPLLFIVARGPYWESLQELRAPLVTWLVLLVMALPWAASTLYHTFMAHHGGHRVYLALLRLDIVCICATVSLGPLPHVCVAALSLGTAAKAVLMLAYWLACLYSLIRALKATTTWQCRTCFGPPLLIVVACWFLRVSPWGVGHPAGAVFIPPMMGLFVLGGVLGAVRVPERWAPGRLDLAGNSHQIMHVVMVAAQYYLFRGALIDLHWLLHEAF, via the coding sequence ATGACCTCCTCGTCCAAGGGCGGCGGACCAACGCCGTGGTGGTGGCCGAAGAACGGCTCCCGGCGGCCCCGACCAAGGCTGCTGCGTCGGGTTGAGGCGCCGCAGCACCGCACTGACAACCCCTTTATCCTGGACGGCTACCTGCCTCCCCTCAGTCTGCGCGGCTGCCTGCATAGCCTCCTGTACGTACACAACGAGACGGGCAACATCCTGACCCACGTCGTGCCGCTGCTGTTCATTGTGGCGCGCGGACCCTACTGGGAATCGCTGCAGGAACTAAGGGCGCCGCTGGTGACAtggctggtgctgctggtgatgGCGCTGCCCTGGGCCGCCTCCACGCTGTACCACACCTTCATGGCGCACCACGGCGGCCACCGGGTGTACCTCGCCCTGCTGCGCCTGGACATAGTGTGCATCTGCGCCACGGTGAGCCTCGGCCCGCTGCCTCACGTGTGCGTGGCAGCCTTGAGCCTAGGCACGGCGGCCAAGGCTGTGCTGATGCTGGCCTACTGGCTCGCCTGCCTCTACTCACTGATACGTGCCCTGAAGGCCACTACGACATGGCAGTGCCGCACGTGCTTTGGGCCGCCCCTGCTCATAGTGGTTGCCTGCTGGTTCCTGCGGGTGAGCCCCTGGGGCGTGGGTCACCCCGCGGGCGCAGTGTTCATTCCGCCCATGATGGGTCTCTTCGTGCTGGGCGGCGTGCTGGGCGCCGTACGCGTGCCGGAGCGGTGGGCGCCGGGCCGCCTCGACCTGGCAGGCAACTCCCATCAGATCATGCACGTGGTCATGGTGGCGGCGCAGTACTACCTGTTCCGGGGCG